One Thermoplasmata archaeon DNA segment encodes these proteins:
- a CDS encoding zinc-ribbon domain-containing protein, with amino-acid sequence MKCSACGAELTEGAKNCTACGHEVGMGQRAAEGSLHVAEKTGEVAGKVGKGIWSGAKAVGTGAKKGFKGSDDEKKDH; translated from the coding sequence ATGAAGTGTTCAGCATGCGGAGCCGAGCTTACCGAGGGCGCGAAGAACTGCACGGCCTGCGGCCACGAAGTAGGCATGGGTCAGCGGGCGGCCGAGGGTTCCCTGCACGTGGCCGAGAAGACCGGAGAGGTTGCCGGTAAGGTCGGCAAGGGAATCTGGAGCGGGGCCAAGGCCGTCGGCACCGGAGCCAAGAAGGGATTCAAGGGCTCCGACGACGAGAAGAAGGACCACTAG